The Ralstonia pseudosolanacearum genome includes the window CTCGCGGATCTCCCGATAGCGCGCGCAGGCCGTCTCGCCGGTCTCCGTGGTGGTGTAAGTGACTTCCTTGCCGTTGCGGGTGCCCTCCACCAGCTCCAGCGCCTGCAGCTTCTTGAGCGAATAGGTGACGAGGTGGGTGTCCTCCACGTTCAGCACGAAGCAGATGTCGGCCAGCCGCTTGGCGCGGCCCCGGTGGTTCACGTGATGCACCACCAGCACATCGAGGAAAGTCAGGTCGCGCACGCCAGCCGCCGCCATGCAGCGCACGCACCAGCGGTGATAGGCGTTGTAGGCCGTATTGAGCGCGAACTCGAACTCCGACAGTTCCGGGCTGCGCGCCGAAACCAGGTGGGCCGATGACACGATCGCCCCGCTTTTTCCGCCTTCATTGGCGGCAGCTTCCGGCAAATCGACTTTCGAAGAGGACGACGACTTGGACATGCGTGACTCGCGGGCAGAAAAGGATGGCAACGGCAACTATTGTAAGAGAATCGATCGCCATCTCCGCCTCCCGCTATGTCCGCTCACCCTACCTGGCGCGACGTCCTCACGGACGGCCTCCTCGCCGAACGCCATGGCGCCGACCTGCTCTTTGGCAGCGCCGCCGTCCGCGCCCTCGAAACCGCCGCCTGCCGCGCGCTCGCGCCCTTCACGCTGATGGCCCGCGCCGGCGAGGCCGCCGCCGACTGGCTGCAAGCGCGGGCGCCGCGCGGCCATCTGCTGCTGGTTGCCGGCCCGGGCAACAACGGCGGCGATGCGCTGGTCGCCGCCACCGCGCTGCACGAGGCCGGGCGCACCGTCACGGTCTGGCTTGCCGCCGACCCGGCCCGCCTGCCCGACGACGCCCGCCGCGCCTGGACCGAAGCCCGCGCGGCCCGCGTCCCGATCGAAATCCTGCACGCGAGCGCGTCTGTCCCCGCCACCGTCACGGCCATCGTCGACGGGCTGTTCGGGATCGGCCTGGCGCGGCCGCTTGCCGGGCTGCATGCCGCGCTGGTCGAGACCCTCAACGGGAGCGGGCTGCCCGTCTACGCGCTCGACATCCCGTCCGGCCTGTCCGGCGACACGGGCCAGCCGCCCGCGCCGGATTCGCCGGTGGTGCACGCGCGTGCCACGCTCACCTTCCTGGTCGCCAAGCCCGGACTGCTCACCGGCGCCGGCCGCGACGCCACCGGCGATCTCGCCCTGGCCGACCTGCTGGCCGCCCAACCCGCCTACGACGGCGTAGTGGAGGCCGACGCGCTGGTCAACGCGCCGGCGCGCTGGCTCGCCCACCTGCCGCGGCGACGCCACGGCGGCCACAAGGGAACGTACGGCAGCGTCGCCGTCGTCGGCGGCGCGCATGGGATGGTCGGCGCGCCACTGCTGTCGGCGCGCGGCGCGCTGCACCTGGGCGCCGGCAAGGTCCACGTAGTCTCGCTGGCCGACGACGCGCCGCGCGTGGATTTCGCCCAGCCCGAACTGATGCTGCACACGTGGGGCACCCTGGACCTGGGCGGCATGCAGGCGCTCGCCGTCGGCCCCGGCATGGGCACCGGCAAGGACGCCTACGAGGCGCTCGACCACCTGCTCGACCGCATGCTGCCCGCGCGCATCGCCGCCGTCTTCGACGCTGACGCGCTCAACCTCTTTGCCCGCGCCCCGGCCCTGCTCACCCGCCTGACACGGCTCGCCTCCGGCGGCGCGCCCGTCGTGCTGACACCGCATCCGCTCGAAGCCGCGCGCCTGCTCGACACCGACGCCGCCACCGTGCAGCGCGATCGCCTGGCCGCGGCCCAGGCCCTGGTCAACCGCTGCGGCGCGGTGGTCGTGCTCAAGGGCTCGGGCACCGTCGTCGCCGCGCCGGGCGTACCGCCGGCCGTCAACCCGACCGGCAACGGCGGCCTGGCCACCGGCGGCACCGGCGATGTGCTGACCGGCATGATCGGCGCCTTGCTGGCGCAGGGCGTGCCGGCGCGCGAAGCGGCGCTGGCGGCCGTCTGGCTGCACGGCCGCGCCGCCGACGACCTCGTCGCCGCCGGCGAAGGCCCCATCGGGCTCCATGCCGGCGAGCTGTGCGCACCGGCGCGCCGCGCCCTCAACGGGCTGCTGAAATCAGACGCCTACCCATAGAGCGCCCGCGCGGTGCGCCGTTATACTGCGCATTCGTTTTCCCACGCTGATCCACGCCGTATGCCCACCGCCCTTCCCGCCTGGCAGTCCCTGTCGCAACATGCCCAAGCGATCCGCGCCGCCCACATGCGCGATTGGTTTGCCGCACCGGACGCCGAGCAACGGGTGCACGCCTTCACCGTGGAAGCCGCCGGGCTCACGCTCGACTACGCCAAGAACCGTATCACCCCGGAAACGCTCGCGCTGCTGCTCCAGCTCGCAGATGAAGCCGGCGTCCTCGCGCTGCGCGATGCCATGCTGCGCGGCGAGCGCATCAACAACACCGAGCACCGTTCCGTCCTGCATGCCGCCCTGCGCGGCCACGCCGAAGACGACTACCGCGCCGACGGCACCGCCGTGATGCCCGACGTACTGCGCGTGCGCGCCCAGATGCGCGATTTCGCCCAGCGCGTGCACAGCGGCACCTGGACCGGCCATGCCGGCCAGCGCATCACCGACGTGGTCAACATCGGCATCGGCGGCTCCGACCTCGGCCCCCGCATGGTGTGCCGCGCGCTGGCGCACCTCGCGGTGCCGCAGGTGCGCGTGCATTTCGTCTCCAACGTCGACGGCACCGACCTGGCCGAGACCCTCGCGGGCCTCAACCCTGATACCACGCTCGCCATCGTCTGCTCCAAGACGTTCACCACGCTGGAGACCATGGCCAACGCGCACAGCATGCGCCGCTGGTTCATCGAGCACGGCGTGCCCGAGGGCCAACTCAAGCAACACTTCGTCGCCGTCTCGACCAACCGCGACGCCGTGGTCGCGTTCGGCATCGATCCCGACAACATGTTCACCTTCTGGGACTGGGTCGGCGGACGCTTCTCGCTATGGTCGGCCGTCGGCCTGTCGATCGTGCTCGCCATCGGGCCGGAGCAGTTCGAGGCCATGCTCGACGGCGCCCACGCGATGGACCGGCACTTCGCCACCGCGGCACCACGCGAGAACATGCCGCTGATCCTCGGCCTGCTGTCGGTCTGGTATCGCGGCTTCTTCGGCGCCGCCAGCGCCTGCACGGTGCCCTACTGCGCGCCGCTGGAGCTGCTCACCGACTTCATGCAGCAACTGGAGATGGAGAGCAACGGCAAGTCCGTCCAGCGCAACGGCGCGGCCATCGACACCGACACCGGCCCCATCGTCTGGGGCACCGCCGGCACCAATGGCCAGCACGCCTATTTCCAGCTGATCCACCAGGGCTCGCAGATCGTGCCGGTGGATTTCATCACCACGCTCGAACCGGTGCGCAGCCTGCCGGGCCACCACGCCAAGCTGCTCGCCAACTGCTTTGCCCAAGGCGAAGCGCTGCTGCGCGGCCGCACGGCGGAAGAAGTGCGCGCAGACGGCATCACCGACGCGGCGCTGGTGCCGCACATGGTGTTCGAAGGCAACCGGCCGAGCAACACGATCCTGATGCAGCGGCTGGACGCAGCATCGCTCGGCGCCCTGATCGCCTGCGCCGAGCATCGCACCTTCGTGCAGGGCGCGGTCTGGAACATCAACTCGTTCGACCAGTGGGGCGTCGAACTCGGCAAGAAGCTCGCCAAGCCGATCCTGGAAGAACTGGAAGGCGCGCCGACCTCGGTGGCGCACGACGCCTCGACGGCGGCGCTGATCCGCCGCGCCAGGGCCGCGCGCTAAGGCGCCACAGGCTCAGAGTTCGGTAACGGTCTCGTCGCCAACCAGGTGGCCGGCCTCGATGGTCAGGATACGACTGCATCGCGCCGCGACCGAGCGATCGTGCGTGACCAGCACCAGTGTCGAGCCGGCACTTCGGTTGAGCTCGAACATCAGCGCGATCACGGCTTCGCCGGTGGCGGTGTCGAGGCTCCCGGTGGGCTCATCGGCGAACAGGATGTCGGGCTCGGTGACAAACGCGCGCGCCAGCGCCACGCGCTGCTGTTCGCCCCCCGACAGCGTCTTCGGATAGTGCGACAGCCGCGCCCCCAGGCCGACGCGCTCCAGCAGCACGGTGGCGCGACGGCGCATGTCGGCGGCGCCCACGTCGCCCTGCAGCTCCAGCGGCAGCATCACGTTCTCCAGCGCGGTCAGGTGCGGCAACAGTTGGAACGACTGGAACACGAAGCCGACATGGCTGCCGCGCACCGCCGCGCGACCGTCCTCGTCGAGGCCGAACAGATCGTGGCCAAGCAGCCTGACCGAGCCCGAGGTCGGCAGGTCCAGCCCCGCCAGCAGCCCCAGCAAGGTCGACTTGCCCGACCCCGAGGCGCCGACGATGGCCAGCGTCTCCCCGGCTTCCACACGAAACCCGACATCGCTCAAAATAGGCAACTCGCCGGTGGCGTCGCGCACGGTCTTGTGCAGCGAATCGACTTCAATCACCCAGGTAGCGGAAGACGACATGATTGGACGACAAGGTAGTAGAAAGCGCAGCGTAACGGGACTGGTGGGACTGCTGGGACTGGTGACCGCGCTCGGCTGCGTGATGATCGGCGTCCTGCCGATGACGCCCGCTGCGGCGGCGCAGGGCACCGCAGCCGCGCCGCACCGCGTGGTGGTGCTGGGCGACAGCCTGTCAGCGGGATACGGCCTGGCGCAAGGCACCGGCTGGGTCACACTGCTGGGCAATCGCCTGAAAGAACGGAAGCTCGATTATAGCGTCGCCAATGCCAGCATCAGCGGCGACACCACCGCGGGCGGCCGCGCCCGCCTGCCTGCCGTGCTTGCGCGCGAAAAGCCCACCGTGGTGGTCCTCGAACTGGGTGCCAACGATGCGCTGCGCGGACTGTCGCTGTCTGCGAGCGAAGCCAACCTGAAAGCGATGATCGAGACCTCGCAGGCCACCGGCGCCAGGGTGCTGCTGGTCGGCATGCGCATCCCGCCCAATTACGGCCCGGACTACAGCGAGCGCTTCTTCGCCATGTTCGGCAAGCTGGCGCAGCAATACCGGCTGCCGCTCGTGCCCTTCTTCCTGGAAGGCGTGGCCCAGCGGCCCGACTGGTTCCAGGAAGATCGCATCCACCCGGTCGCCGCGGCGCAGCCGACGCTGCTCGACAATGTCTGGCCCAAGCTTGAACCTCTGCTCAAGGGCCGGGTCGGAGGATGACCACCCCAGCCCTCAGGCATCCGATGCCCAGGTACCTGGGTTCAAACATCAATACGCATTACGGGGAGAAACACCATGAAGCTGCTCGCGAAATCACTGAAAGCGGCACGGGACAACAAGCGGTTCCTGGTCGGCATGTCGCTGCTGCTCGCATTCCGGGCCTGCGTTGCCGACTGGTCGGTCGTGCCGAGCGGCTCGATGAACCCGACGCTGCTCGAAGGCGATTTCATCCTGGTGAACCGCCTCGCCTACGGCGTCCGGGTGCCGGCCACCACCGTCTGGCTCAAGCGCGGCAATGAACCGCGCCGCGGCGACGTCGTCGTATTCTCGTCGCCCGAGGACGGCACCAAACTCGTCAAGCGCCTGATCGGGTTGCCGGGCGATGTAATCGAGATGCGCGGCGAGGCGCTCTACATCAACCACCAGCGCCTGGCCTACACGCCACAGCCCGATGTCGCCCCCGGCGCCCTGCTGCAGGCAACGGCCGCCCAGCCCCACGACCTGTGGACCGAAGCCCTGCCCGGCCACCCGCACCCGGTGATGGTGCTGCCCAAGGTGGCCGCACTGCGCAGCTTCGGCCCCATCGTCGTGCCGGCCGATCAGTACCTGATGCTCGGCGACAACCGCGACAACAGCCGGGATTCCCGCTACTTCGGCCTTGTGCCGCGGCAGAACCTGATCGCGCGGGCATCGCACGTGGCGGTCTCGTTCGATCCCGATCACTGGTACCTGCCGCGCCTCGCGCGCATCGGCCGGCCGCTCGACTAAGCGCCGGCAACAAAAAGCCCCCTCGATGAGGGTCATGCCGTTCAGTTAAGCATGACGTGGCAGGCTCACGGCAACGAGAACTGCGTCGACAACAAGAAAAAAGGCCGCTCCGACGTCAATCGGAGCGGCCTTTTTTCCTTAACTGAACGGCATTACCTCGATGAGGGGGCCTTTTCCTTGTACCTGCCGAACCGCTCAGGCCCCGTCGTCCGACGAAGCCGCAGGCTTGGCGGCGTCGACCACCGAGCCGTTGATCTTCACCTTCGAGCGCGCCTTCAGCGCTTCGTAGTAGGCGTTGAAATCCGCCTGTCCGGCTACCTGCGTCAGTTGCTGCGCATCGGCCGCGCGCCGCGCCGGGTCCACATTGGCCGGCGACAGCACCTTGTTGATGCGATACAGCGCATAGCCCTGCGCCCCCAGATCCACGCCGATGGTGACCGGCAGCTTGGCCGCATCCGCGCGCAGAATCGCAACCAGCGCGGCCGACGGCGTGCCCTGCGCCTGCTGACGCGAAAGCGTCTGCGCCGCGCCAAAGCCCTCGGCGCTGTTGCTCTGCTTGAGCGCGGCAAGCTTCGCTTCGCCCGCCTTCTTGGCCAGCGCCGCCGACTGCTCGGCCAGCACCTTGGCCTTCACCTGCTCACGCACATCGGCCAGCTTCTTGACCGTGGCCGGCCGATACTCCACCGCACGCGCCGCCACCAGCGTGGTCGGCCCGACCTGCACGGCCTGCGTATTGCGATGGTTCTTGGTCACGTCGTCGACGAACAGCGCCTTGAGCACCTTCTCGTTGTTGATCGGGCTGTTGCCCAGGGCCGGATTCGGCACGCGCGTGACAGGGTCGGCCGTCTGGATCTGCAGCTTGAGCTTGTCGGCGACCGGCTTCAGGCTGTCGGACTGGTCTTCCACCCCGTTGGAGAAGGCATCGGCCAGTTCGGTGTACTTCTTGTTGGCCAACTGCGTGCGCACCTCACGCTCCAGCTCCGGCTTGACGGCGTCCAGCGACTGCACGCCACCACCCTTCACTTCTTCCAGCTTGATGATGTGGAAACCGAAATCGCTCTCCACCACATCGCTGATATCGCCCGGCTGCTTGAGCGCAAACAGTGCATTCTCGAACGGCGGCACGGTCGCACCCTTGGCGAGGAAGCCCAGCTCACCGCCCTGCGCGGCCGAGCCCGGATCCCCCGAATACTTCTTGGCGAGCTCAGCGAAGCTGCCCGGGCTCTTGCGCACTTCGGCCAGCACCTCTTCCGCGCGCTTCTTGGCCGCGTCCTTGTCGGCGGGCTTGGCGTTATCCGGCAGCTTGATCAGGATGTGCGCGGCGCGGCGTTGCTCTTCGGTCTTGAAGCGCGCTGCGTTCTGGTCGTAGTACTCCTTGAGCTGCTCGGGCGTGACGGGGATCTGCTTCATCATGTCCTCGCCCGAAAACACCACGTACTCGGCCTTGACCTGCTCAGGCACCGCGAATTCCTGCTGGTGCGCGTCGTAGTAAGCCTGGATGGCCTTGTCGTCAGCCGTCACCTTGGCCGCGTAATCGGCCGGCTTGAGCAGCAGCGCCTGCACTTCACGCTGCTGGTCGCGCGCCTCGATCAGGCGATCCACCAGCGACTTGGGCACGAAGGCACTCGAAACGATCGACTGCGGAATCTGCTGCAGCACGAGTTCCGAGCGCACGCGCGCATCGAACTGATCCGGCGTCATGCCCTGGGCGGCCAGCAGCTTGATGTAGGCATCGGTATCGAACTTGCCGTCCGGCTTGCGCAGCTGCGTGACCGCAGGGATCTGCTCGATGGTCTCGCGGACCTT containing:
- a CDS encoding arylesterase, translated to MIGVLPMTPAAAAQGTAAAPHRVVVLGDSLSAGYGLAQGTGWVTLLGNRLKERKLDYSVANASISGDTTAGGRARLPAVLAREKPTVVVLELGANDALRGLSLSASEANLKAMIETSQATGARVLLVGMRIPPNYGPDYSERFFAMFGKLAQQYRLPLVPFFLEGVAQRPDWFQEDRIHPVAAAQPTLLDNVWPKLEPLLKGRVGG
- a CDS encoding NAD(P)H-hydrate dehydratase, with product MSAHPTWRDVLTDGLLAERHGADLLFGSAAVRALETAACRALAPFTLMARAGEAAADWLQARAPRGHLLLVAGPGNNGGDALVAATALHEAGRTVTVWLAADPARLPDDARRAWTEARAARVPIEILHASASVPATVTAIVDGLFGIGLARPLAGLHAALVETLNGSGLPVYALDIPSGLSGDTGQPPAPDSPVVHARATLTFLVAKPGLLTGAGRDATGDLALADLLAAQPAYDGVVEADALVNAPARWLAHLPRRRHGGHKGTYGSVAVVGGAHGMVGAPLLSARGALHLGAGKVHVVSLADDAPRVDFAQPELMLHTWGTLDLGGMQALAVGPGMGTGKDAYEALDHLLDRMLPARIAAVFDADALNLFARAPALLTRLTRLASGGAPVVLTPHPLEAARLLDTDAATVQRDRLAAAQALVNRCGAVVVLKGSGTVVAAPGVPPAVNPTGNGGLATGGTGDVLTGMIGALLAQGVPAREAALAAVWLHGRAADDLVAAGEGPIGLHAGELCAPARRALNGLLKSDAYP
- the lepB gene encoding signal peptidase I; this encodes MKLLAKSLKAARDNKRFLVGMSLLLAFRACVADWSVVPSGSMNPTLLEGDFILVNRLAYGVRVPATTVWLKRGNEPRRGDVVVFSSPEDGTKLVKRLIGLPGDVIEMRGEALYINHQRLAYTPQPDVAPGALLQATAAQPHDLWTEALPGHPHPVMVLPKVAALRSFGPIVVPADQYLMLGDNRDNSRDSRYFGLVPRQNLIARASHVAVSFDPDHWYLPRLARIGRPLD
- the pgi gene encoding glucose-6-phosphate isomerase, translating into MPTALPAWQSLSQHAQAIRAAHMRDWFAAPDAEQRVHAFTVEAAGLTLDYAKNRITPETLALLLQLADEAGVLALRDAMLRGERINNTEHRSVLHAALRGHAEDDYRADGTAVMPDVLRVRAQMRDFAQRVHSGTWTGHAGQRITDVVNIGIGGSDLGPRMVCRALAHLAVPQVRVHFVSNVDGTDLAETLAGLNPDTTLAIVCSKTFTTLETMANAHSMRRWFIEHGVPEGQLKQHFVAVSTNRDAVVAFGIDPDNMFTFWDWVGGRFSLWSAVGLSIVLAIGPEQFEAMLDGAHAMDRHFATAAPRENMPLILGLLSVWYRGFFGAASACTVPYCAPLELLTDFMQQLEMESNGKSVQRNGAAIDTDTGPIVWGTAGTNGQHAYFQLIHQGSQIVPVDFITTLEPVRSLPGHHAKLLANCFAQGEALLRGRTAEEVRADGITDAALVPHMVFEGNRPSNTILMQRLDAASLGALIACAEHRTFVQGAVWNINSFDQWGVELGKKLAKPILEELEGAPTSVAHDASTAALIRRARAAR
- a CDS encoding SurA N-terminal domain-containing protein, which produces MLDFVRTHRRLMFLVLLILVFPSFVFFGVQGYSRFMDGSHDAAKVGDTVITTSELDTRVREQTERLRQMLGAQYDPRQFEGPQMRRDVLDGIIQQRVMVNEASRANLSVADSKVRETIEQIPAVTQLRKPDGKFDTDAYIKLLAAQGMTPDQFDARVRSELVLQQIPQSIVSSAFVPKSLVDRLIEARDQQREVQALLLKPADYAAKVTADDKAIQAYYDAHQQEFAVPEQVKAEYVVFSGEDMMKQIPVTPEQLKEYYDQNAARFKTEEQRRAAHILIKLPDNAKPADKDAAKKRAEEVLAEVRKSPGSFAELAKKYSGDPGSAAQGGELGFLAKGATVPPFENALFALKQPGDISDVVESDFGFHIIKLEEVKGGGVQSLDAVKPELEREVRTQLANKKYTELADAFSNGVEDQSDSLKPVADKLKLQIQTADPVTRVPNPALGNSPINNEKVLKALFVDDVTKNHRNTQAVQVGPTTLVAARAVEYRPATVKKLADVREQVKAKVLAEQSAALAKKAGEAKLAALKQSNSAEGFGAAQTLSRQQAQGTPSAALVAILRADAAKLPVTIGVDLGAQGYALYRINKVLSPANVDPARRAADAQQLTQVAGQADFNAYYEALKARSKVKINGSVVDAAKPAASSDDGA
- a CDS encoding ABC transporter ATP-binding protein is translated as MSSSATWVIEVDSLHKTVRDATGELPILSDVGFRVEAGETLAIVGASGSGKSTLLGLLAGLDLPTSGSVRLLGHDLFGLDEDGRAAVRGSHVGFVFQSFQLLPHLTALENVMLPLELQGDVGAADMRRRATVLLERVGLGARLSHYPKTLSGGEQQRVALARAFVTEPDILFADEPTGSLDTATGEAVIALMFELNRSAGSTLVLVTHDRSVAARCSRILTIEAGHLVGDETVTEL
- a CDS encoding winged helix DNA-binding protein, translated to MSKSSSSSKVDLPEAAANEGGKSGAIVSSAHLVSARSPELSEFEFALNTAYNAYHRWCVRCMAAAGVRDLTFLDVLVVHHVNHRGRAKRLADICFVLNVEDTHLVTYSLKKLQALELVEGTRNGKEVTYTTTETGETACARYREIREQCLTSNISPGGEENAEIGELARLMRVLTGLYEQAARSATSL